Proteins from a single region of Budorcas taxicolor isolate Tak-1 chromosome 7, Takin1.1, whole genome shotgun sequence:
- the PCDH1 gene encoding protocadherin-1 has product MDCRARGRRCPESALLILEPAPMGPLRHSPGPGERRLLLPTLLLALLLLLAPSPGHATRVVYKVAEEQPPNTLIGSLAADYGFPDVGHLYKLEVGAPYLRVDGKTGDIFTTETSIDREGLRECQNQLPGEPCILEFEVSITDLVQNGSPRLLEGQIEVQDINDNTPNFASPVITLPIPENTNIGSLFSIPVASDRDAGPNGVASYELQVGPEAQELFGLQVAEDQEGKQPQLIVMGNLDRERLDSYDLTIKVQDGGNPPRASSALLRVTVLDTNDNAPKFERPSYEAELSENSPIGHSVIQVKANDSDQGANAEIDYTFHQAPEVVRRLLRLDRNTGLITVQGPVDREDLSTLRFSVLAKDRGTNPKSARAQVVVTVKDMNDNAPTIEIRGIGLVTHQDGMANISEDVAEETAVALVQVSDRDEGENAAVTCVVAGDVPFQLRQASETGSDSKKKYFLQTTTPLDYEKVKDYTIEIVAVDSGNPPLSSTNSLKVQVVDVNDNAPVFTQSITEVAFPENNKPGEVVAEVTASDADSGSNAELVYSLEPEPAAKGLFTISPETGEIRVKTSLDREQRESYELKVVAADRGSPSLQGTATVLVNVLDCNDNDPKFMLSGYNFSVMENMPALSPVGMVTVIDGDKGENARVQLTVEQDNGDFVIQNGTGTILSSLSFDREQQSTYTFQLKAVDGGVPPRSAYVGVTINVLDENDNAPFITAPSNTSHRLLTPQTRLGETVSQVTAEDIDSGVNAELTYSIAGGNPYGLFQIGSHSGAITLEKEIERRHHGLHRLVVKVSDRGKPPRYGTALVHLYVNETLANRTLLETLLGHSLDTPLDIDIAGDPEYERSKQRGNILFGVVAGVVAVALLIALAVLVRYCRQREAKSGYQAGKKETKDLYAPKPSSKVSKGNKSKGKKSKSPKPVKPVEDEDETGLQKSLKFNLMSDAPGDSPRIHLPLNYPPGSPDLGRHYRSNSPLPSIQLQPQSPSASKKHQVVQELPPANTFVGTGDTTSTGSEQYSDYSYRTNPPKYPSKQLPHRRVTFSATSQAQELQDPSQHSYYDSGLEESETPSSKSSSGPRLGPLALPEDHYERTTPDGSIGEMEHPENDLRPLPDVAMTGTCTRECSEFGHSDTCWMPGQSSPSRRTKSSALKLSTFVPYQDRGGQEPAGAGSPSPPEDRNTKTAPVRLLPSYSAFSHSSHDSCKDSATLEEIPLTQTSDFPPAATPASAQTAKREIYL; this is encoded by the exons ATGGACTGCAGGGCCCGCGGCCGGCGCTGCCCAGAGTCGG CCCTCCTGATTCTGGAGCCTGCCCCAATGGGGCCCCTGAGGCACAGCCCAGGGCCCGGGGAGCGACGTCTGCTGCTGCCTACCCTGCTgctagcactgctgctgctgctggctccGTCCCCGGGCCATGCCACTCGGGTGGTGTACAAGGTGGCTGAGGAACAGCCGCCCAATACCCTCATCGGGAGCCTCGCTGCCGACTACGGTTTTCCCGACGTGGGCCATCTGTACAAACTAGAGGTGGGCGCCCCGTACCTGCGGGTGGATGGCAAGACGGGCGACATCTTTACCACCGAGACCTCTATCGACCGTGAGGGGCTCCGTGAATGCCAGAACCAGCTCCCTGGTGAGCCCTGCATCCTGGAGTTTGAGGTGTCTATCACGGACCTCGTGCAGAATGGCAGCCCCCGGCTGCTGGAGGGCCAGATAGAGGTTCAGGACATCAATGACAACACACCCAACTTCGCCTCACCAGTCATCACACTGCCCATTCCCGAGAACACCAACATTGGCTCACTCTTCTCCATCCCAGTGGCTTCGGACCGAGATGCTGGCCCCAACGGAGTGGCGTCATATGAGCTGCAGGTGGGGCCCGAGGCCCAGGAGCTATTTGGGCTGCAGGTGGCAGAGGACCAGGAGGGGAAGCAGCCACAGCTCATCGTGATGGGCAACCTGGACCGGGAACGCCTGGACTCTTACGACCTCACCATCAAGGTGCAGGATGGTGGCAACCCCCCCCGTGCCAGCAGTGCCCTGCTTCGGGTCACCGTGCTCGACACCAATGACAATGCCCCCAAGTTCGAGCGGCCGTCCTATGAGGCTGAGCTGTCTGAGAACAGCCCCATAGGCCACTCAGTCATCCAG GTGAAGGCCaacgactcagaccaaggtgccAACGCAGAGATCGACTACACTTTCCACCAGGCGCCTGAAGTCGTGAGACGCCTTCTGCGACTGGACAGGAACACCGGACTTATCACTGTGCAGGGCCCCGTGGACCGTGAGGACCTGAGCACCCTGCGTTTCTCGGTGCTTGCCAAGGACCGTGGCACCAACCCCAAGAGTGCCCGAGCCCAGGTGGTGGTGACTGTGAAGGACATGAACGACAATGCACCCACCATCGAGATCCGTGGCATAGGACTGGTGACGCACCAGGACGGGATGGCCAACATCTCAGAGGATGTGGCGGAAGAGACAGCTGTGGCCCTGGTGCAGGTATCTGACAGAGACGAGGGAGAGAATGCGGCTGTCACCTGTGTGGTCGCAGGCGATGTGCCCTTCCAACTCCGCCAGGCCAGCGAGACGGGAAGCGACAGCAAGAAGAAGTACTTCCTGCAAACCACCACCCCGCTCGACTACGAGAAGGTCAAAGACTACACCATCGAGATTGTGGCCGTGGACTCGGGCAACCCGCCACTCTCCAGCACCAATTCCCTCAAGGTGCAGGTGGTGGACGTCAATGACAATGCGCCTGTCTTCACCCAGAGCATCACTGAGGTCGCTTTCCCAGAAAACAACAAGCCGGGTGAAGTGGTTGCCGAGGTCACTGCCAGTGACGCCGACTCGGGCTCCAATGCTGAGCTGGTTTACTCTCTGGAGCCTGAGCCAGCTGCCAAGGGCCTCTTCACCATCTCACCTGAAACTGGAGAGATCCGGGTGAAGACATCCCTGGATAGGGAACAGAGGGAAAGCTATGAGTTGAAGGTGGTGGCAGCCGACCGGGGCAGCCCTAGTCTCCAGGGCACAGCCACTGTCCTCGTCAACGTGCTGGACTGCAATGACAATGACCCCAAGTTTATGCTGAGTGGCTACAACTTCTCGGTGATGGAGAACATGCCAGCACTGAGTCCGGTGGGCATGGTGACTGTCATTGATGGGGACAAGGGGGAGAACGCACGGGTGCAGCTCACGGTGGAGCAGGACAATGGTGACTTTGTTATCCAGAACGGCACGGGCACCATACTCTCCAGCCTGAGCTTCGATCGGGAGCAGCAAAGCACCTATACCTTCCAACTGAAAGCTGTGGACGGTGGTGTCCCACCTCGCTCAGCTTACGTTGGTGTCACCATCAACGTGCTGGATGAGAATGACAATGCACCTTTTATCACTGCCCCTTCCAACACCTCCCACCGGCTGCTGACCCCCCAGACCCGTCTGGGTGAGACGGTCAGCCAGGTGACAGCTGAGGACATTGACTCTGGTGTCAATGCTGAACTGACCTACAGCATCGCTGGCGGCAACCCTTATGGACTTTTCCAGATTGGGTCACATTCTGGTGCCatcaccctggagaaggagattgaGCGCCGCCACCATGGGCTGCACCGCTTAGTTGTGAAGGTCAGTGACCGCGGGAAGCCCCCACGCTATGGCACAGCCTTGGTCCACCTATATGTCAATGAGACTCTAGCCAACCGCACGCTGCTGGAGACCCTACTGGGCCACAGCTTGGACACGCCACTGGACATCGACATCGCCGGGGACCCAGAATACGAGCGCTCCAAGCAGCGTGGCAACATCCTCTTTGGCGTGGTGGCTGGTGTCGTGGCCGTGGCCTTGCTCATCGCCCTGGCTGTGCTCGTGCGCTACTGCCGGCAACGGGAGGCCAAGAGTGGCTACCAGGCTGGCAAGAAGGAGACCAAGGACCTGTACGCCCCCAAGCCCAGCAGCAAAGTTTCCAAGGGCAACAAAAGCAAGGGCAAGAAGAGCAAGTCTCCCAAGCCCGTGAAACCAGTGGAGGATGAGGATGAGACTGGCCTGCAGAAGTCTCTCAAGTTCAACCTGATGAGCGACGCCCCCGGGGACAGTCCGCGCATCCACCTGCCCCTCAACTACCCACCAGGCAGCCCTGACCTGGGTCGCCACTATCGTTCTAATTCCCCACTGCCTTCCATCCAGTTGCAGCCCCAGTCGCCCTCTGCCTCCAAGAAGCACCAGGTGGTGCAGGAACTGCCACCTGCAAACACATTCGTGGGCACCGGGGACACGACGTCCACGGGCTCTGAGCAGTACTCCGACTACAGCTACCGCACCAACCCCCCCAAATACCCCAGCAAGCAG TTACCTCACCGCCGCGTCACCTTCTCCGCCACCAGCCAGGCCCAGGAGCTGCAGGACCCGTCCCAGCATAGTTACTACGATAGTGGCCTGGAGGAGTCTGAGACGCCATCCAGCAAGTCATCGTCAGGGCCCCGACTGGGTCCCCTGGCTCTGCCTGAGGATCACTATGAGCGCACCACCCCTGATGGCAGCATAGGAGAGATGGAGCACCCCGAGAATG ACCTGCGCCCTCTGCCTGATGTCGCCATGACGGGCACCTGTACCCGTGAGTGCAGCGAGTTTGGCCACTCCGACACGTGCTGGATGCCAGGCCAGTCGTCTCCCAGCCGCCGGACCAAGAGCAGCGCCCTCAAACTCTCCACCTTCGTGCCTTACCAGGACCGAGGAGGGCAGGAGCCTGCGggcgccggcagccccagccccccgGAAGACCGGAACACCAAAACGGCCCCCGTGCGCCTCCTGCCCTCCTACAGTGCCTTCTCCCACAGTAGCCATGATTCCTGCAAGGACTCGGCCACCTTGGAGGAAATCCCCCTGACCCAGACCTCGGACTTCCCACCTGCAGCCACACCGGCATCTGCCCAGACGGCCAAGCGCGAGATCTACCTGTGA